A genomic region of Trifolium pratense cultivar HEN17-A07 linkage group LG3, ARS_RC_1.1, whole genome shotgun sequence contains the following coding sequences:
- the LOC123915800 gene encoding protein MKS1, whose product MNPPEFPSGGTSTPSPKKEIQIQGTRPPPLRVSKDSHTITKPPRHPAVHHHPPAGASQHRQPLIIYSVSPKVLHVTESNFMDVVQRLTGPSAGEEAPQQSGAVSPAARLASIERTSPTERERVQNTIDEDLTWLLEGFEMGQFPGILSPAPATLPPISQGYFSPMNEPQTTPFWHDMSPFWYGNSFVASPSGLLSATVVSPLPSPDLFSIFD is encoded by the coding sequence atgaACCCACCGGAATTTCCCTCCGGCGGAACTTCAACGCCGTCACCAAAGAAAGAGATACAAATACAAGGTACACGTCCACCGCCGCTAAGAGTGAGCAAAGACTCTCACACAATTACCAAACCACCGCGTCATCCTGCCGTCCACCATCATCCGCCGGCGGGAGCTTCACAACACCGACAACCACTCATCATCTACTCCGTTTCTCCAAAAGTTCTCCATGTCACTGAAAGCAACTTCATGGACGTTGTTCAGCGTCTCACTGGACCTTCCGCCGGAGAAGAAGCTCCTCAACAATCTGGCGCGGTTTCGCCGGCGGCGAGACTTGCGTCTATTGAAAGAACAAGTCCGACGGAGAGAGAAAGAGTTCAAAACACTATAGACGAAGATTTGACTTGGTTGTTAGAAGGATTTGAAATGGGTCAGTTTCCCGGGATATTGTCTCCGGCACCGGCGACTTTACCGCCGATATCGCAGGGATATTTTTCACCGATGAATGAACCGCAAACGACGCCGTTTTGGCATGATATGAGTCCGTTTTGGTATGGAAATAGCTTTGTGGCGAGTCCGTCGGGTTTACTTTCAGCCACCGTGGTTTCACCGTTGCCGTCGCCGGatctattttctatttttgactaa
- the LOC123917907 gene encoding uridylate kinase — MAISVPLFSSTLSSSISSSLYPSKFHSHSRTSTLATTSNSTPRFNLAIRSSYSGNGSSPDAFNYRKPEIPSFALSMNESSKPKWRRVLLKVSGEALAGDQTQNIDPKITMAIAREVAAVTRLGIEVALVVGGGNIFRGASWAGSSGLERSSADYIGMLATVMNAIFLQATMESIGIPTRVQTAFRMSEVAEPYIRRRAIRHLEKGRVVIFAAGTGNPFFTTDTAAALRCAEINAEVVLKATNVDGVFDDDPKRNPQARLLDTLTYQDVITKDLSVMDLTAITLCQENNIPVVVFNINKPGNIEKAIKGESVGTLIGATWNSTISRT; from the exons ATGGCAATTTCCGTTCCTCTGTTCTCATCCACCTTATcttcttctatttcttcatcTCTTTACCCTTCAAAATTTCACTCCCATTCTCGTACTTCAACACTCGCTACTACTAGTAATTCAACTCCACGCTTCAACCTCGCTATTCGTTCTTCTTATTCCGGAAACGGTTCTTCCCCTGATGCCTTTAATTACAG gAAACCTGAAATTCCATCTTTTGCACTGTCAATGAATGAATCTAGCAAGCCCAAATGGAGAAGGGTTTTGCTTAAAGTTAGTGGAGAAGCACTTGCAGGAGATCAAACTCAGAATATTGACCCTAAG ATAACTATGGCCATTGCAAGGGAAGTGGCAGCTGTAACCCGCCTTGGCATTGAG GTTGCACTAGTAGTTGGTGGAGGTAACATCTTCCGTGGAGCATCCTGGGCTGGAAGTAGTGGTCTTGAACGCTCATCGGCTGATTATATTGG GATGTTGGCAACTGTCATGAATGCTATATTTCTTCAAGCAACAATGGAGAGTATTGGCATTCCAACTAGGGTGCAGACTGCATTTCGCATGTCCGAGGTTGCAGAACCATATATACGCAGAAGGGCTATAAGGCATTTGGAAAAAGGAAGGGTTGTCATTTTTGCTGCTGGAACTGGAAATCCATTCTTTACCACGGATACTGCTGCAGCACTTAGATGTGCAGAAA TTAATGCAGAGGTTGTACTCAAAGCTACAAATGTTGATGGAGTATTTGATGATGACCCAAAGCGAAACCCTCAAGCACGTCTTCTTGATACATTAACCTATCAGGACGTAATAACAAAAGATCTGTCAGTGATGGACCTTACTGCCATAACTTTATGTCAAGAAAATAATATTCCTG TTGTTGTCTTCAATATAAACAAACCAGGTAACATAGAGAAAGCCATTAAAGGTGAGAGTGTTGGCACTTTGATTGGGGCAACGTGGAATTCTACCATATCAAGAACGTGA
- the LOC123918366 gene encoding WD repeat-containing protein 44-like codes for MLSSDDDGDIDVFYDSLDSLSGQDSVLAELEVGFERRRCDDYDKIWLNELVSVKERRERFLKGMCLVDNFSKICLQERIMSFDDSSITSGMERIAECSGAVSNACISPSDELSEKVDFSGWNAASEAEVLFKEIKGRREDEVDASFQEYSQREGEAQEEFRHFDKVKANRKNWWKLFVNIRKNDEGKVKSKLNTTASKTRRIKVRQNKKRWLEFSELYIGQEIKAHKGLIWTMKFSPNGKYLASGGEDGVVRIWRIMSRDKSPSFIFIQNDVFQIDESPLQELFGHSSDILDLAWSNSDILLSSSMDKTVCCWKIGCDQCLSVFPHKDFVTCIQFNPVDENYFISGSIDGKVRIWGIREERVIDWADIRDVISAISYQQDGKGFVVGSVTGTCRFYVASGKYFKFEAQIGICGKKKASGNKITGIQFFQNNRQRIMVTSEDSKIHILDGIEIVQKYKGLPRSGSQMSGSFTSSGKHIISVGGDSRVYIWNFNDSKSASSKKTKSEHSCEYFSFKGVTVAIPWSGAKAEDKSDYRNNFSHHSSEMKTKLEFSSEVKDTEQRFSLGNWFFIDGTCRGSMTWPEEKLPTWDLPLVKDEYDRKKLYREDSSHDRNNISETWGLTIVAAGSDGTIKTFHNFGLPVRL; via the exons ATGCTGAGTTCTGATGATGATGGAGATATTGATGTATTCTATGACTCATTGGATAGTTTATCAGGTCAAGATTCTGTTTTAGCCGAATTAGAGGTTGGTTTTGAAAGGCGTCGTTGTGATGATTATGATAAAATTTGGTTGAATGAGCTTGTTAGCGTGAAGGAAAGAAGGGAACGTTTTCTGAAGGGTATGTGTTTAGTTGATAATTTTTCGAAGATTTGTTTACAAGAGAGAATTATGAGCTTTGATGATTCATCGATCACCTCGGGGATGGAGAGGATCGCGGAGTGTAGTGGAGCAGTCTCAAATGCATGCATTTCTCCTTCTGATGAATTATCAGAGAAGGTTGATTTCTCTGGATGGAATGCAGCTTCCGAAGCTGAGGTCTtgtttaaagaaattaaagggCGTCGCGAGGATGAAGTGGATGCAAGTTTTCAAGAGTACAGCCAGAGAGAAGGTGAGGCACAGGAAGAATTTCGGCATTTCGATAAGGTTAAAGCTAATAGAAAAAATTGGTGGAAGCTCTTTGTAAACATAAGGAAAAACGACGAAGGAAAAGTTAAATCAAAGTTGAATACAACGGCAAGTAAAACTCGTAGAATAAAAGTAAGACAGAATAAAAAGAGGTGGCTTGAGTTCAGTGAGCTATACATTGGACAAGAGATTAAAGCTCACAAAGGATTAATCTGGACTATGAAATTCAGTCCTAATGGTAAGTATTTAGCTAGTGGAGGTGAAGATGGTGTTGTGCGCATATGGCGCATTATGTCACGTGACAAAAGCCcgtcttttattttcattcaaaATGATGTTTTTCAAATTGATGAATCGCCGCTGCAAGAATTGTTTGGTCATTCCAGTGATATCTTGGATTTGGCTTGGTCTAATTCAGAT ATTCTTCTCTCGTCTTCTATGGATAAAACCGTCTGCTGTTGGAAAATCGGCTGTGATCAATGTCTAAGTGTTTTCCCTCACAAAGACTTTG TTACGTGCATTCAATTCAACCCTGTTGATGAAAATTACTTCATCAGTGGATCGATAGATGGTAAAGTTCGAATATGGGGGATACGTGAAGAGAGGGTTATTGACTGGGCAGATATACGAGATGTCATAAGTGCTATAAGTTACCAACAAGACGGGAAA GGATTTGTAGTTGGTTCTGTTACAGGCACGTGCCGTTTTTATGTTGCTTCAG GAAAATATTTCAAGTTTGAGGCACAGATAGGTATCTGCGGAAAGAAGAAAGCGTCAGGCAATAAGATTACCGGCATTCAG TTCTTTCAAAACAACAGGCAGAGAATTATGGTCACATCAGAAGATTCCAAAATTCACATATTGGATGGAATTGAGATTGTTCAGAAATACAAAG GCCTTCCGCGATCGGGAAGTCAGATGTCTGGTTCATTTACATCAAGTGGGAAACATATAATTTCAGTTGGAGGGGACTCGCGCGTGTATATATGGAACTTCAATGACTCCAAAAGTGCTTCTTCGAAAAAAACAAAATCCGAGCATTCTTGTGAGTATTTTTCTTTCAAGGGTGTAACGGTTGCAATACCTTGGTCAGGCGCGAAAGCAGAAGATAAAAGTGACTATAGAAATAACTTTTCTCACCattcttcagaaatgaaaacCAAGCTAGAGTTTAGTTCTGAGGTTAAAGATACAGAACAACGTTTTTCTCTCGGTAATTGGTTCTTCATCGATGGTACATGTCGTGGTTCTATGACATGGCCCGAGGAGAAACTTCCAACATGGGATTTACCTCTTGTAAAAGATGAATATGATCGCAAAAAATTATATCGCGAAGATAGTAGCCATGACAGGAATAATATATCAGAAACATGGGGTCTAACAATAGTGGCTGCTGGTAGTGATGGAACTATCAAAACATTCCACAATTTTGGTTTGCCTGTTAGGCTTTAG
- the LOC123917696 gene encoding U-box domain-containing protein 27, producing MVRDDLYITVPSLFRCPISLDVMKSPVSLCTGVTYDRSSIQRWLDNGNNTCPATMQILQTKDFVPNRTLQRLIQIWSDSVRHRVDSTDSIISNESVDKRDQLLVAITDLESGSENRFQSLEKIVRFAKDSEENCVFLAKTEGFVALLVGFLDNVDGGVERSVELLEQVVVALDLVLSKIENRDSILKSQKEKELQSLDSLLLVLKQGSSESKIASVSVLKSIAVDTESKLLVAEKEGLVSELLNLITPENDPNLIENALSCLIAISTPKRNKSKLIQLGAVKVFSKLLTSPSNLCVSVTEKLLKLLETVSSMKEGRSEICEEPSCVAAIVNKVLKVSTVATEHAVTILWSVCYLFRDQKAQEAVTKANGLTKILLLMQSNCTPQVRQMSVDLLKIFRVNSKSCLSSYDTKTTHIMPF from the coding sequence ATGGTTAGAGACGATTTATACATCACCGTTCCGAGTTTATTCCGGTGTCCAATTTCACTCGACGTCATGAAATCTCCGGTGAGTCTCTGCACCGGAGTTACTTACGACCGTTCCAGTATCCAACGCTGGCTTGATAACGGTAATAACACTTGTCCCGCCACTATGCAAATTCTTCAAACCAAAGATTTCGTTCCGAACCGGACGTTACAGAGACTCATTCAGATCTGGTCCGATTCGGTTCGTCACCGAGTTGACTCGACCGATTCTATTATATCTAATGAATCGGTTGATAAACGTGATCAATTACTTGTTGCTATTACTGATTTAGAGTCTGGTAGTGAGAATCGGTTTCAGTCGCTTGAGAAAATTGTGCGGTTCGCTAAAGATTCTGAAGAGAATTGTGTTTTTCTTGCTAAAACGGAAGGATTCGTTGCTTTGTTGGTAGGTTTTCTTGATAATGTTGATGGTGGAGTTGAACGGAGTGTTGAATTGCTTGAACAAGTTGTTGTTGCGTTGGATTTGGTTTTAAGTAAAATTGAGAATCGTGACTCGATTTTGAAGAGCCAGAAGGAGAAGGAGTTACAGAGTTTAGATTCTCTGCTTCTTGTTTTGAAACAAGGAAGTAGTGAATCGAAGATCGCTTCGGTTAGTGTTTTGAAATCCATAGCGGTTGATACAGAATCGAAGCTTCTAGTAGCGGAGAAAGAAGGTTTAGTATCAGAATTGCTTAATCTAATCACGCCGGAGAATGATCCGAATCTAATCGAGAACGCACTTTCGTGTCTGATTGCAATCTCAACACCGAAACGGAACAAATCGAAACTAATTCAACTCGGAGCAGTGAAGGTATTCTCGAAGCTTCTAACGTCTCCGTCTAATTTATGCGTTTCAGTGACGGAAAAGTTACTGAAGCTTCTCGAAACGGTGTCATCAATGAAGGAAGGGAGATCGGAGATATGTGAAGAGCCGTCGTGCGTGGCGGCGATAGTAAACAAGGTTTTAAAAGTGTCCACCGTGGCAACGGAACACGCGGTTACGATACTGTGGAGTGTTTGTTATTTATTTCGTGATCAAAAAGCACAAGAAGCAGTTACGAAAGCTAATGGATTAACGAAGATTTTGCTTCTGATGCAGAGCAATTGCACGCCACAAGTTCGTCAAATGTCTGTAGATTTACTTAAGATATTTCGTGTTAATTCTAAGTCGTGTCTTTCTTCGTATGATACTAAAACCACTCATATTATgccattttga